A region of the Channa argus isolate prfri chromosome 3, Channa argus male v1.0, whole genome shotgun sequence genome:
CGGTGTAAGAGAACGGGTGTTTTTCACAGTAATAAAACTACGGGACCGCACGGAACTGTTGACAATGTCTGCAAGGGGATTATAGGGTGAGGTGTGCCTTTTACTGGTAAAGAAAGATGGCAGTAACAGTCGGGGAAGGATGCTTACTGGACTGACTCGACATTACACTGAATAAGAGCTGCTTCACTGTCAAGCTCAGATAGTAGTTTGGGTTTGGTGTGGCCTGTGTTTTGGGTTTCTCTTCTGATGGCCATAATTCAAATCTTTTGAGTTGTTACATCAGATAGCTAGAATGTAAATAAGCACAGAGATCTTTAGCAGTTAAGGCATATAAACAGACTCTGCtagatttgaaaatgttttatatattagtACACTGGCTAGAGGAAGCTATGGTTTAGACAGCTTTATAAGAAAATTGATGAATatcttacagtattttgcttTTACCTTGTTTCAGAAGCTTGATTTGTACCTGATCTGCTGTTATTATGTATAGTGTATATCTGTCAGGGTTGAAAACTTAAAACTGACCCCAGATTTGTGTATTCTTCATAAGTCCTACTGTTTATGCAGACCTGGGGCCAAATGTTAACTTTCAGTGATTCATCGGTCATCTGGCTTTTGAATCACACATCTGTTGAAACTCCATATTAAGACCTGAAAAGTGCCATCTAAATGTCTAGTAgtcccttttatttcttttagctAATTTCTTATAACTTGGAGTTTTAATTGTACTTTATGACCTGGAAAACATTTCAGTCTTAAAGTGCTGTTCCATGAGTGTGATGACATGCAAATCATTTTGATGACCTCGGACACTGTAGCCACTCTGAACAAATCACACACTGTCATCACAGCTCTGATAGTGTTTAAAGGTTATGATACAGAtgcattttttacagtgtatgtaTGATTTGCTGAAATAAAAGCTATATTGACAAATGTTACCTGACTGCATTGTCACGTGTTACTCGGATGACAGAACACATGCAGAAAACTCTTCCATGTGGCCACATCTCATTTCTGTGTTTAGGGttctatttctctttttctgtgctttatttACAGACAAATCACAGGTGGTTTATGCTACTAAAGCTGTGGTCCATGCCTGTAAGATGTACAGCTGTTGTTGAGGTGTACAAAAGACGAAATGACACATCTGCTAAAAGTAGATATTTCTGCATGACTTCAATTTAGAGGGAAAGCTGAAAGTGGTTCGATGTGGCAGAATGAGCTTGTTTAGTAGGCTTCTGTATGCAAGAACATTATTGCATTATGTAGAAGAGCAGGTGAATATTTTATAAGTCACCATCCCACCCATACCATACATGTATGCATACAggcacacagaaacaaatgtagAGGAAAATAGTTCCAGCAAAAGAATTAGTGCAGGAGGAAGGTACATTCACTGACCTGAATCAAAACAACTTTGTTTCCCTTTGTTCACTCTGAGAAAAAttgggtgtgtgtgcgcgcgtgcgcATGTTGGCAACAGGacctgtcagcagcagcagcactagACAGGAAAGCCTCTGGATAAATATCAAATGTccattttcacacacttttctccAGCCTGTGTGTGCCGATTATAGTGCAGATATGATCTCACCGCCTAATGTCCACACAGTGGAGAATGGTGGGAGACTgtccaacaataaaaaaaaagtgatttgccAGAATATGGGGAGACAGGATGACTGAGCGCTGATAGGAAATGTCTCCAATTGCAGGTACCACTTTCGATTTCTGGATACCAGCTTTTATAACAAGCAATACACTGACGCAgatcacttttattttggttCAAAGTTTGTCAAATTTCACACAATATATTGAAAGTGCCGTAAAATCACCTTATAGACAGTAGCAAGATCATCTCAGCTGACTTAGTTGCACTATCATATCTTCACTATGCTGAAACTACTGTCACTTGAGAGCTGAATACCACACTGAATAGCACACATTGTACCAAACATGTTCAAAGATGACATGATAACAACACAGCACAGGCAAACAATAaaagttgtctgtgtgtgtaactAACTGGCAAATATGTAGTTTAATGACTTTTAGTAGTATTTTAAATGGTTACAGTATGATGATGAGGTACAAATCAAAGCAATAAAGATTCATATAATTGATTTTAAGACCATTTTAAAGGTAGATCATACATCCATTGCCCTTTATGCTGATAACATCataaagattattttgtcaaactctgaaaaGGGTCTTCTGGAGCAAAAGAACTTACTAAAAACTGCTAGAATTACTGCTAATTACTAATGAGTATTATGACTGTGGGCTATTCTCGTTGTTTGCGTACTACAGTAAACACTATTGAAAAGGTCTAAGCTGACCTTCCCAAGCAAGCTGCTGAGGAGGCAGTGTGGCTCATCTTAATGGTCAGTCACTGATGGTCAATACactttctatctctctcacactcacactcacacacaccacacacttaGCAAGCTCATGTTACTGAGCCTGAGTCAGCGCAAACAAGAGACATCCGTATACAGGTTTGGCTGCTATTTACTAGTTGAATCAGACCTTAGGAGCTCAAGTCaagaaacaaattattaattctTACACAGGCTATGTTAATTGATACAGAATGGTATATTGTACTACACAGTAGATATGTGAATATATTGtagagattttaaaataaaaaggactaAAAGACACATGTGCATGATATTACTTTTAAATTCATTCTGAGAATCTACTATGATTTCAAAACTTGCTTTCagacatacaaataaatatattttgaagtTTTACCAGTGTCTAAATACAATATCATTCAAAAGGATCTCTTGTTTAAAGGGCTACGATTGAAGAGGTATGAATTTTCGGTCAGAAAACGTCTATTAACTCATAAATGTGTCTGCTTTGCTCACATTATCAGAATAACAATTATTCCAGTAAtaaggcaaataaataaatccatacTGCCtcattcaaaatgtcaaatgttgctACCTTCTGCCAAGAATgaatgtgttttcctgttttttaaatgagtaaCAAAGGGTTTCCGGGAATGGTTTGTTCTGTAGGTACTACAGAAATCACTTAGGTGTGACTCACCAGCCATCGAGCGGTTTCTCTGGATTCCTGTGTTTTATGGAGGTGGGCAGCACTGCACAGAGAGAGCTTTCCCATCAATAACCTCTAACTGCTTAGTGGCTTGATTCTTGCCTAGTCAATGCTGGACTGGAAAGAAACAGGACAGGATGAGGCTGAAATCTGTACATTAGTAAACTGTGGATACACTCAGGGGAACACACATTAATGGCAGCCCAGTCTACCTCCATAGTGATTATAACATGATCTAATGTACATATTCATTGTAAATTAAAAGTTGTGCAGGAAAGGACACTGTACTGCACATTGCGAATTGATGTcataattacatattttaacatcTACCAATAAAAAATGCCTAGCTACCTGTGTACAAAgaacatacatttataatatatatgtgATGAAATTATATTTCTGTAGAAACAAAATACATCAGAAAATATATAGAGTGATAGTTAACTCAGTTGTAACAATGCAAATatattgtgtttaaaatcagttctaaaaatgttttcttaatcactgaagtttcatttattttggcttCGTCTTTTATAAATGGCACCAAAATCAATTCCTGAAGTCATGCAACAAGAGATAAAACATTATGTCAACATCACTAATTTTCCATAAGTGGATTTAGAAAACTATAAACCTATTAGTTCTAGTATGAGGTTATAATGTCATAATGTTCTCATTATTTGTGAAGGGTGTGACATCCACagcagatattaaaaaaaaaaaaaaagcattttacaggATTTACTGCCTCCCAGTGGTTGACATTAGACTTAACAGATGAATATTTGAGCAAAGGTTTCCTCTGTCAGACATTAATGCTACATTGTTTGACAGCTGCTCTTAAACTTGTCCAGCTGATACTTTTATGCTTCCtgcataatatttaaaacataaaaaaagattgtCGCTGGAGAGGTGACAATTTATGTGATTATACTTGtttcaaagaaacaaaagatgtcaaaaaatgaaacaataccAGATCAGTTGGTTTTATtcaagtataaaatatattaagtaATAAACAACTTTAACGTTCTTAGACGAAACATTGTTAGCTATCCATTCCAAAATATACACAGAGCTATTACAAAAACAGCTAAAActgctaaaacaaagaaacccaAACATGTTAAAccctttagaaaaaaataatatataaaaaaagattaattaaaagacatgttactaataataataatgcacaagTCCTAGTAGTGTCAAACATTAAATTGTAACTCTTTCACAAACTGCATAAAGTAATGTTATATTGATGTCCCTGGAGTGTAATGCTGGTAAAATCTGAGTTAATATTTGGAGTATTTTAGTGGTTCTGGCCGTCATTCTGACACATCGTTAAGCTACAGTTTCTCCACGTAcctgcaacaaagaaaaaactatcTAATCACTTTGTCAACTGACAgtcatttgcaaacacacaatgcacaacattaaaattgcACACAACCTAGAGGTTACTGTTATACATAATCAGGATGTGGTAATAGATACGAGCCCAGTTtatgatgtatttgttttaatttaagaatGAACCAGCTAACACCAGGGATTGGAACTCACCATGGACTTCATCTCCCGTCCATCCCCATCATCTGCCTTAGACCAACCCATTTTTTTACTGTTCTCAACAAATTCCTAGAAAAAGACAGAGTTAGATCATTTCTATAATACAAATTTACAAGAAGAAAGATTATAACTTGTAAGTGAGTACCAGGAGAGATTTGGAGAAACCAAAGCTCTTTGGAGCTCAAACATTTCCAAGAATCAAAGTGACACAACCCTTTTATTTCAACCTGTCCACATTGTTGTATAAGTTGCAACTCCAACCACTGGAGCAAGAACTATCACCATTAcccatactgtatgtacatacCATTAAGGCCTTGTCCATGTAGTATTCTCGTCCCCGGCTGCCGTCATTATACTTTGTGTCCACAGCAAAGCAAAGGAAGAGGACATCAACCACATTCtcaaaaacagaaaggaagcAGTGGGCCACCAGGAATGCAAACAGACAGACGATGAGAAGAGGCAGCACCCACACGGTGTAGTCCCGCTGGTAGTTTAGAGCCAGGATGCCGGCAAAAGCCGTACAGGACACTATGAGTACCTGATGGTGTAGATTTAAGGCTTGTTAGAAAACATTAAGGTCATTTTTGTCATTGGAAAACTCTCCAAATGTTTGGAGCGGACAGCAGAGGAGAAGCAGCGTgcgtgtgttggtgtgtgtgtgtagtaccTTTCCCatgaagaggacaaagtcaCCCACAGTGTTAATGGCGGCCACTCGGAGAGCATTTTCCACCAGGATAAGGAAAGCATCACGAGCAGAGGTGCAGAAATTGGTGCTGTTGATGGCTGTTGCAGTGTAAGCGTTCTATAAATAATTGACAAAgacactgtaaatacattttaaagccaCTGTGTACTTTCTTCCCTCACCAATATAAGATTACTTACTTGATTTAAGTATGCTAGACATTTCTCAAGACACCACAAACAGCAGACACAAGCTTTCAGCATGCACCGGGCACAGGCATTTTCCtataaatatgaagaaatatatatatacaggtTAACTATCCAAaaaaaatttatgaaaaaatgtGCGCATGATTGGAGCTTACTGGTTTGATGTAAGAGGGTAACATGAAGTTTTAAACTTCAAATTTCACAGCTCACCTTTCCTTTGAGCTGGCTGTGGACGTATGTTAGGATGAGACGAGGAATCTTAACAAGTGTGATGATGAAAGAGCCTTTAGCCAGAGTACCCAGATGGTAGCGGATGGTACGTGCCATAGAACTAAGGATGGGAGTTGCTGGCATCTGGGACTTATTCCTTAAGTTAATCACATACAGAATGAAGACATAATTAAACTTATATGGGCTAATAacagaattaaaagaaaatgtggcagCAAAGACTTTCCATGTGGTAAAAACGATTGTTACTTTTTATACCTTGTAAAGTAGTAGGTGACCACAGCTCCAGCAATGGTCATCTGCTGAAAGGCAAGAATGAACTCACTGATCCAGATGAGACCCACAGCATGGTACCACACCAAGTACTGAAGAGGGCCCTGCATGTGATATTCAACCACATTTGTAGAGTTGTTCTTTACCGGTGCACCTGTGAGTAGAATAGGAGTGAAAGTTTGTATTGAATGCTTTTAGACATTCACCACCGATCACTCTATATTTACCCTAATGCTGTCAAGTGTTAATTGTGGGGAAAAAGGGCAataaatttattaattttactacTTGTGAAAGCAAGAAAATCTAATGTTTTGACTTAATTTAGGCCAGCGCTGCTGTTTTAATTACTATTTTGGTGGAGTTTAAATCAACTGTGGAAAAAAGAAGTGGGAGATGAAGAGAGAAGTGGTTTATTGACTCCATCCTCCCCCATCATGAGACTGGCACAAGATTCCAAATGTGGGAGTTTAGTCACGCCACAAAACCAAGACAAAATGTCACAATCTTTTTCTTGTCTGGGAAAAGTTATCCCCCGATGCTCTGGATGCTGAAAACTAGTCTGTGTACTGCACTGATTTGGATctgacaaacagcagctttgCACCAGCCTTTGTCCTAACCTGTGGTCCCAAGGAAAAGAAGCACAGCGATCCAGTAGACCCAGAAAAGCATGAGGCAAAGGAAGGTCCAGAAAGGCTGCAAGGCCAGCAGGGGAAGATGGACAAACACTTTGCCAGCCACATGAAACAGGGAGATGGTGAGAGCCACACGCTTCCTCATGAAAAACATCACCAACAGAAGAATCACCTGCAGAGATACACGAGATCTAATAAAGCactgaaatgtgtaaaacatattttacatttgtgttattttaaacacagatgTGTGTAAAGATTATACTTCACTAAATATGCCAGACtaagaaaataaacactggGGTTTAAAAAGTAGAACTATCTGCTTTAAAAATTCAAGATTGATGGAtgtaaaaccaacaaacaaaaaaactgactaAAACAACTTTCTTGGCCATGTTCATTCAGGTATGATGTGCTTTTATACTGTTACATttcatataaatattatattcaggttttcttgtgttttgtttacgtatgcatgtgtgatgtatgaatgCATGCAGGTCCTGTTTTGGATCTTGAACTGAAAAAGTCTGGGAAGCCATTTTATGTACTTGTTTTATCTATACCTCATATAAAGAATATACACTATCCCCAAACGCATAGACACTTTAGCTGTTTGCTCAGACGTACCGTGAAAATTGTGGCACCAATTGAATACACAAGCAGGGCCTTAACATTGTCTGCAGCGACTTCTTTTCCAAATACTGACATGGTGTGATTATCAAGGGCTTTCCTGCTGTCAACGTACAACCACCAGAGGACGCTTGTACCACCTGCAAAAGatcaagcagaaaaaaagttcACATACAAAAACTTTACTCTTGTGTCAGTATGATACAATTAAAAAGTACCTAAATAAAACGTATGTAAAAAGGTCAAAATGTCTTTTGCGTGTGGATGTAGGAGTTAAGAACATGTAGCGTATGTTTTAAAGTTACCTATAGAGCCGATGATGACCAAAATCGTTAGAATCCACACAAGCACTTTAGAAATATAACGAATGACAACCATCATGATCAGGGACAAAACTGTATTAGAGGAGAAACATACATGATATCAGTATATAAAACACTGATTAGATGTAAAAAGACACATCAACACTGCTGTATCTgaagcacaaataaaacacatgaaactacacattttatttaacatacaaGTGGTTGTGCTTCAtttgaacaacaaaacatgaatgacaaGGAATGACTGAAACACCCAAACCAAGTAGATCAAAATGTTGGGATCAAAGACATCTAAAACTGATGGACgatcagttttgtctttttgtagtaCCAATGAGAGGAGGTAGAGGAGATCTTAAACTAATGCCTATGGGCTAAACGTCAGTGAATACAATGGCTGTAAACCCTCAAACATTTCctgttattaaaacaaaaatagcttCCCTTCCGACAGTTCCCACTGAATCCTCTCGAGCAACGTAAGCTGTGCAGTAGGAGtagcatgaaaaataaataaaataaaaaccctaGAGAATCGtctgcatcaaaaaaaaaaaaacttaccaaCTCTTTCCTTActtaacaaaattattttttaattcaccaAAGACATGCACAAGCATATGGTGAGCTGGATTTACCTAAAGCTAAAACACAAAGGCCCATGATGATCTCCTTGCTTGCCATCACCCCAGCAATGACCCGTCGCATGACAGTGTTGTCACTGACAAATGTGATGAATGCCTGGGCAAATTCAGCATAGCAGCTGATGTCCACAGGAATACAGCGGTGGAACAGCGGGAAAGCCTTactgcaaacataaaataatgaagaaCATGGGTTCACATAATCACATTAATTCACATTAATGATTAGTGGCTGAAGGAgcagactgtggactgtggtCGACaatctactgtatatttgtttatCACTCAGACGTGTTTTGGTCCTGGAATCCCTATAAGTAGGTCTCGCTACAGTTCAGTAGAGTACAGTTAGTTTTGGAGTTAAccatttaaatacagtaaatgatatACGAATGAATGAATTGTAGGCATGAAAGTAAAATGGTGCCAAAAAATACAAGGGGAACATACAGCAATTAAAAAACAGAGTTGTACCTGTATATACTATAACTTCCTGTACTggtgtaaatatactgtatgtacagctGCACTACACTTTCAACAAGCACTTAGCGAATGTGCCATTTTCCAGGGGATAATAAGAATGACATTAAAAACAGTGGATAAAAACATGTGAAGTAAATTTATTAGGTATAAGttaatgttgtatttaaaatatagatAATAATTAATTACCTTGGTGGAACAGGCAGTTTGGGACACTTAGTGAATCTCTCTGAATGACTCGTGTATCTTGTAGCAGAAATATCATAGGAGCAGAGATAAGAGCCTGACAACCGGAAGACCCAAAAATAATATCACGTTaatattagtaaaaataaactCACTGAAGCATCTTTACAGTACAATATTTTCCACTTGTGCAAGTTTGCTCACCATTATTCAGCGCAAACTTCTTCAAATCGTCATAGTTATTCAGTTCAGTGGTTGGACATTTGGAGACACACAGGGCAATGGACTTGATCTTCCTGTTAATGAGGTCAAGGTTGCAAGGCtcaagaaagaaaacatatctgataggaagaaaaaaaaaaaagagaattttagATTCATTAAGCATTTAGTATAAATTTCTGACTCCCCCATTTCCCTCCtacataataaattatttttcactgaTGAAAAAATAAGTATATTAGTGTATTACTAAGTCAAACTTGGGACTGTTCTGTTCTGCAGAATATGAAAGATGTTGACATTTGTGACCCTGTCACAAAGACCCTTCTTTGTACCAGAAACGCCTTTTATTCAAAGCCTCCGTGGGCAATAAGCCCATCAATAAAGCATGACCCATTGTTTCAGAAGAAGAGGGCATGTGGGCTGCTTACTGATGAAACAGCTGCGTCCTAAAAGGATGATTACAACCAAAGATTTCTCTTATACATTAAGAGATGAGCAGAATTTGTGAAAGAATGTTTCcagttaaaacaaaacagtgggtttatttttaattttacaaaccTTGGGCAAGAACAACTTACTatgctacattttattttgaatgtgtaaTTTTCAGGTAGGTGTAATTAGGTCATCATCTGCACAGGTCAATCTTGTTAACTGTGTAGGATGAAAGAGAGttcaaattcaaatgtttcCAAATGCTACAACTGGTTGTTTGCTCCAAATTAGATTAAGAGAACGTGATGCAATCCTTGCATGCACACTTGAAATGCTCAATGGCTTCTTCAATGCTCAAGCAAAGAGGGCAAAAGATTGCTACATATTCTGTTGCTCTTTGGAATCTGAATAATCAGAAAAACAGAGCAAGTGAAACTACTGAAGCGACAGCAGGGTACACGCACAGTGTGTCTTATTCTATAACATATTACCTTAACAAAGTTTAATCAGATGTAAATACACTTCGAAACCTTGTTAGGGCTTTAGCGACAAATGAGACTAACTTGTTTTCGGTCATGTCGCGGCCACTGAGGGGTACTCCTTCAATTTTTGTGTTATTATGATCGCAGGTGTTGCCATAACTGTCGTATCCCGAGATCAGCCTGGAGGCACCTCCTGTGGCGATGGGATAGCCACAAATACACAACTGCAGAGAACACAGGTCAGAAGACAGTAAGTCTATGCAAGGATTATAAAGGCTCTGCATATAAATTAGAGATAGATTGATAAAATGTAGAATTTGCCATATATGAAGAAGTTGAGATGTCTGTAGCTACAacttatatttaatattaaatttaatattaaataaagataGTTACTAGTTTAGCTGAAACATAATCAGAACTGTTGATTCAACTTTATGTTCTGAAGACTGTAGCTTGTTTACAGCACAATAGTATCACAACATCACAGACACGCAAACCTCAATTTACTGCAGTGCTGCGATGCAAAAGTTAGCTGTGTGCATTTTGGATGGAGCTCAGCACTTCACTTCCCCATATCTAAGGTTTAACAACTACGCAGCATGATCCGTGGTGTTGAACACCTAACACCTCTACTAAGTATTACACTTAAAAGTACAATTCCATGAAAGTAGCACAATTAATGCAGGAGCTAATGGGGTAAAAGGGCATTTAGCTCATTGATAATGTAACTCACCATTCCAATACCAAACAGTAGGAATATAATGAGCCATGGGACATCCGTGCAGCTGCGCTCCTCCAGCGGTTTCCAGTCACGTTTTTTCTGCCAAGGCATAAATAATAAACGGGAGCGATTAACCTCAGTCGTGTTATAGTTGAGACTGCGGTGCAGTAGCTGCTGTGCCGACACACAAATAAGCTactgtgctgttgtttttgttgttgtcgaGAAAAGGCGGCTGCTCCCGTCCGAGAAGTGATGTGAGTCCGTGAGCTATTCGGTTTTCAACTTTTAAACTTTGCATATTGTACgtttcagaatatttttagTGAACGCAACTTACCTGATCTGTGCTTCCACAACATCCCATTGTAAACGACCACACGCCAACTCTAGCCGAGCCAACACTTAAAGTGCCTTTTTttgtccaacttttttttattagttcatttccttttctctccccctTCTCTTTGGAACCGCCACTCgagcacaaaaaataaatgaaatacaaaaaaaaaaaatctgtatttgcctcttcttttttttcttttttttcacttcactgGCAAACGCCCATGTTGTGAAACAGAACTGTAGGTAAACGCGGAAGAAGTCAGATTCATTATGCTGCCTTCAGTGGCTACCAGGGACAGTTTCCTCTTTCTGTCAACAGATGGAGACGAGATGCACTTGCAGGtctccattaaaaaaacagtttgatttatttagttttttatatatatatatatatatatatatatatatatatatatatatatatatatatatatatatatatatatatatatatatatatatatatatatatatatatatataggctttttttttctgcacttcCTCTTGTTTCCTGCTACTTTGTTGCAGAGTGGAAAGGCAAAGCAATAAGGTGGGAGCAGTCCTTTCCATGTGGAAGTGGTGGGCTAGTGCAGTGGTTCATAATCATGGTCTCCAAGGCCTCCTACTCTGGTTGTTTTCCACGTAACCCTGTAGTATTTACTGCTGACTACCTGGATCAGACGTGCTCAGTCAATTAGAAATTtgaagataccaattcactttaTCTTCCCCAGCTCTAGACCTCTAAAATCATCAAAACTGGTATGTTTCAGCTTCTAAGGAGGATGATATGGAAACACTTTTGTAGAGAACACCACGATCTAGATTAAAacttactactactaccacaaatacttttactttaaatataactttgttgttgttgctataTTTGTTTCACATCAACTGAATGTACACGGATGCTTAAGAATGTTACAAAGGTACCCTGAACGCAGCATAGCGGCCGCTAGACTACAGTTGGGA
Encoded here:
- the LOC137123428 gene encoding choline transporter-like protein 1 → MGCCGSTDQKKRDWKPLEERSCTDVPWLIIFLLFGIGMLCICGYPIATGGASRLISGYDSYGNTCDHNNTKIEGVPLSGRDMTENKYVFFLEPCNLDLINRKIKSIALCVSKCPTTELNNYDDLKKFALNNGSYLCSYDISATRYTSHSERFTKCPKLPVPPSKAFPLFHRCIPVDISCYAEFAQAFITFVSDNTVMRRVIAGVMASKEIIMGLCVLALVLSLIMMVVIRYISKVLVWILTILVIIGSIGGTSVLWWLYVDSRKALDNHTMSVFGKEVAADNVKALLVYSIGATIFTVILLLVMFFMRKRVALTISLFHVAGKVFVHLPLLALQPFWTFLCLMLFWVYWIAVLLFLGTTGAPVKNNSTNVVEYHMQGPLQYLVWYHAVGLIWISEFILAFQQMTIAGAVVTYYFTRNKSQMPATPILSSMARTIRYHLGTLAKGSFIITLVKIPRLILTYVHSQLKGKENACARCMLKACVCCLWCLEKCLAYLNQNAYTATAINSTNFCTSARDAFLILVENALRVAAINTVGDFVLFMGKVLIVSCTAFAGILALNYQRDYTVWVLPLLIVCLFAFLVAHCFLSVFENVVDVLFLCFAVDTKYNDGSRGREYYMDKALMEFVENSKKMGWSKADDGDGREMKSMVRGETVA